Within Microbacterium proteolyticum, the genomic segment CGGTCGGCGAGGAACATGTTCGTGACCAGGACGAGGTCCACCTCGAACCGTTCGCCGCGGGTCCTCTCCGCCGCCCACTCCAGGGCTGCCTCGGACGCGGGGCTGCCATCGAACCCCAGCACCATTCGTTCCATGGTGTGACTCCCTCCGGACGCCCCGAGCGTAGGAGCGGGCGGAGGTGCTCGGGAGGGCCGAAGGTCCCGCGGATCAGAGGTCCGGGTGGCCGAGGCGCAGGACGGCCGCCTGCGTGCGCGACTCCACCCCCAGCTTCAGCAGCAGCGAGGACACGTAGTTCTTCACCGTCTTCTCCGCCAACCCCAGGCGCTCGCCGATCTGGCGGTTGGTGAGACCGTCGGCGATGAGCGCGAGCACCTGCCGCTCCCGCATCCCCAGCGACCCCCAGCGGGGGTCGTCGTCGCGGGAGCCGTCGCGCAGGCTCGCCGCGGCCCGCGCCGCGGCCGCGCCGTTCAGCAGGATGCGGCCGGTGCTGACGGCGCGGATGTCTTCGAGCAGCCGCATCGCAGCGATGTTCTTCAGCAGGTATCCGGCCGCCCCCGCGAGCACGGCGGCGTACGTGGCGGCGTCGTCGTCGTAGGCCGTGAGGATGAGGCACGCGACCTGGGGCATCGACGAGCGGATCTGCCGGCACAGGTCGATCCCGCTGCCGTCGGGCAGGCGCACGTCGAGCACGGCCACGTCCGGCCGGGCCGCCTCGATGCGGGCGAGCGCCTGGCGGACGGTGCCCGCTTCGCCCACCACCTCGAGACCCGGGCTGCCGTCGATCAGGTCGGACAGGCCGCGCCGGACGATCTCGTGATCGTCGACGAGGAAGACGCGTGTCATCGGGTCGATCTCCGTTCCTCGGTGTCCTCGAGCGGAACGCGCCACTCGGCGCGCGTGCCGTCCGGGCCGGTGTCCAGGGTCATCGAGCCCCCGCGTGCGGCGGCACGCTGCGTGAGGTTGGCCAGGCCGCTGCGTCGTTCGTCGCGGATCCCCGTTCCGTCGTCGGTGACGACGACGGACACGTCCCGCCCCGTGATCCCGACGTCCAGGGCGATGGTGTCGGCACCGGCGTGGCGCACGCTGTTGGTGAGCAGCTCCCGCGCAACGCCGACGACATCGTCGGCCAGCGCGTCGCGGATCGCGTGGTCGACCGCCCCGGCGAACCGCAGCGCGGGCGGCCGGCGGAGAGAACCCGACACCTCGGCGACCACGTCGATCAGACGGTGGCGCAGCGAGCTCCCGTCGCGGGCCGACAGGGCGAACACGACGGTGCGGATCTGGGTGATCGCATCGTCGAGCTGGCGGATCACCTCGTCGACGCGATCCCGCTGGCGCGTGTCGTCCACCGTGGCGGCCATCGACTGGAGCGTGAGGCCCGCCCCGAAGATCTGCTGGATGACGTGGTCGTGCAGGTCCCGCGCGATCCGCGCCCGTTCGTCGGTGAGCATCGCCCGCTGCTGAGCTCCACGCGCGCGGGAGAGTTCCGCCGCGATGCTCGCCTGCGCACCGAGGCTGCCGAGCACCTCGAGTTCGACGGCGGTGAACCCGCGCTCGCCGGGTGCCCGTGCGACGCACAGCACGCCGCGGGTCCGGTGCCGCGTGCGCAGGGGTACGGCGATCGCGGGACCGGTCTCGTGCTCGACCCGGAGCAACGCCGGGTCGGGGTGCTCCCCGGCGGCGACGGTGGCGACCCGGACGCCGTCCTCCTCGATCGCGGCGCCCGCGATGGTCGCCGTCTCCTCGACGGTCGTGCCCAGCACGTCTTCCTCGCGCGGGCCGCGGGCGGCCGCGACACGGAGCGCCGCCGTCCCCTCGACCGGGACGAGAACGCTCACCAGGCTCCCCTCGACGAGGTCGGCGACACGTCCCGCGAGCAGGTCGTACACGTTGTCCGGCGGGGTCGAGAGGATCGCCGCGGACAGTTCCGCCGTCGCCGCCATCCACGTCGCCCGGGTGCGGGCCTCGTCGAACAGTCGAGCGTTCTGGATCGCGAAACCCGCGGTGGATGCCAGAGCGCGGACGAGCTCCTCGTCCTCCGCCGAGAACGAGCCCCGCCGTGCGTTCGTGAGGTACAGGTTCCCGTACACCTCGCCACGCACACGGATCGGCGCCCCGAGGAACGACTCCATCCGCGGGTGGTGGGCCGGGAAGCCGGCCGCCCGGGGATCCGTCCCGAGGCGGTCGAGTCGGATGGGCTCGGGGTGAGCGATCAGCGCGCCGAGCACACCGCGACCGCGGGGGAGGTGGCCGATGGCATCCGCGTCCTCGGTCGAGAGGCCGACGTGGATGAACTGATCCAGGGAGGAGCGATCGGCGGCGATGATCCCGAGCGCCCCGTACTCGGCATCCACCAGTTCGACGGCCGCTTCGACGACGCGACGCAGGACGACGGGCAGCTCGATCTCACCGACCACCGTCTCCACCGCTCGGAGGAGCCCCCTCAGGCGGTCCTGCGAAGACGACGGTGGCTCCGCGGCGACGGCGGCGGGATCCTCGCTCGGCATCCGGCACCCCTCTCCCCGCTTCAATCTACGACCGGTGCCGGTGTCTGACCAGATCAGGGGACCTTCGACCCGTCGATCCCGGTCGGCGCGCGCTGGACTGTGAGAAGGAGGTCCCTCATGACCCACGATCAGAACCCCGCCGCGGCCGTCGTCGAGCTCGGACCCGCGGAATGCTGGCGCCTGCTCGAATCGCAGCGTCTCGGGCGCCTGGCACTCGTCGACGCCTCCGGCGAGCCGCGGATCTACCCGGTGAACTACGCCACCGGCGACGGTGTGCTCTACGTCCGCAGCGCCGAGGACGCCAAGCTGCGCTACCTGCGCTCGCGGCCGGCCGTCGCATTCGAGATCGACGGAGAGGATGCCGGCGACCGATGGAGCGTCGTCGTCCTCGGGCACGCGTTCCGGGTGGACCGGGATGCCGAGATCCGCCGCACGCGTGCGACCGGGCTGCGATCGATGAGCCCGGCGCCGAAGCCGTACGTCGTCCGCATCCTGCCGCGCAGCGTCGCGGGCCGCCGCTTCACAGAGCGCCCCGAGGGCGGGGAGGAGGACCCGCTGCGCGCACGGATCTTCCGACCGAGCGACGAGTCCCTGCCGGCGTCGGCGCGGTCGCCGCACCCGATCGCGGGTCTCGCGCCGCGCGGCGGCGCGCCGCACTGACGCCGTCATCGTGCGCGGGAAGGGGAGCGAGGAGGGCGCCTCGGATGCCAGAGTGGACGTGAGCCCCCTGAGCCCCGAGGAGCACCATGCCCATCGCCGCCGATGACCCCCGCCTGACCTCCGCTTTCGTGGCGTCGACGGACCGCTACGACGACGTCCCGTTCGCGCGCGCGGGGGCCAGCGGCATCCGTCTGCCCCGTATCTCGCTGGGGCTGTGGCAGAACTTCGGCAGCGGCCGCACGCTCGACTCGCAGCGCGAGATACTGCTGCACGCGTTCGATCGCGGCGTCGTGCACATCGACCTCGCCAACAACTACGGCCCTCCGTACGGCGCCGCCGAAACGACGTTCGGGACCGTGTTCGAGAGCGACCTGCGCCCCTACCGTGACGAGCTGTTCCTCTCGACCAAGGCCGGCTACGACATGTGGCCCGGCCCCTTCGGCGACGGCGGGTCGCGCAAGTACCTCGTCCGCTCCCTCGAGCAGAGCCTGACGCGTATGCGGACCGATCACGTCGACGTGTTCTACTCGCACCGTCCCGACCCCGAGACGCCGCTGGAAGAGACGACGACCGCACTCGCCGACATCGTGCGCAGCGGCAAGGCGCTCTACGCCGGCATCTCGAACTACCCCGCCGACCTCGCGCGCCGGGCGCACGAACTGCTCGCCGCAGAGGGCGTGCGGCTGTTCGTGCACCAGCCGCGCTACTCGCTGTTCGACCGGACCCCTGAGACCGACCTGTTCCCGGCTCTGCGCGAGCTGGGCGTGGGCAGCGCGGTCTTCTCGCCCCTCGCGCAAGGCCTCCTGACGGCGAAGTACCTCGACGGCACCGTCCCCGCCGACTCGCGCGCCGCCGACAGCCGGTTCCTGGACGGCAGCGCCCTCACCGACGACTACCTCGAGCGCATCCGCGGCATCGACGGCGTCGCGCGCGAGGCGGGCCTGTCGATCCCGCAGCTGGCGGTCGCCTGGGTGCTGCGCGACCCGGTGGTGACGACCGCCATCATCGGCGCATCGCGGCCGAGCCAGGTCGACGACGCCGTCGAGGCGAGCAAGGCGACGCTCCCGGATGCCGTGATCGCGGCGCTCGAGGCGTTCGCGGCCGAGCCCGGCGCCGCCCTGCGGTGAGCGGTCGCCGCGCCGCTCACCGCACGATGGCCGTGACGGTGGGCAGGTGCGACAGCACCGCTTGACTCGTCGACCCGAGAAGGAACCGGGCCAGGGGCCCGCGTCCGTGGCTGCCCACGACGAGGAGTCGGGCGGAGCGGGCCGTCCGCAGCATGACACCCGTGGGGTACCCGGCCTCGACGACGGTGGACACCGCGAGATCGGGGTAGTCCTGCCGGAGGCCCGCGAGCGAGATCGCCAGATCCTCCGTCGTGAGGGACTGCATCCGATCGAGGTAGTCCTGCGGGTACTCGTCCAGTTCGAAGGGCACCGGCACCGGCGACCAGGTCATGACGGCGGTGAGGGCCTCGCCCGTCCGGTCCGCCTCGGCGGCCGCGAACGCCACGGCTTTCTCGGACGCCTCCGACCCGTCGACCCCGACGACGACGCCGGAACGGCCCGCGACGTCGTTCTCGGGGACGACCACGACGGGGCAGTGGGCTCCGGCGGTGATCCGCACCCCGCGGACCCCGCGCAGATGCGAACCGTCCCGGGCGAAGTCGCTGCCCAGCACGAGCAGGTCGGCGCGCTCGGACACCGCGATCAGGCGCGCCACGGGGTCTCCGCGCTCGATGAGGATCTCGGCATCCACCCCGGCGTTCCGAGCCTGCTCGGCCGCGTACTCGAGCAGGGCCGTGGCGCGCGTGAGCGCGCGTGCGACGAGCGTCTCCTCGCCGGCGACACCCCACGCCGAGCCCACGACGGACACCAGCAGCAGCCGCTCCCGTCGAGCGACCGCGCGCTCGATCGCCCACTGGAGCGCGCTCCGCGCACCCGCCGCGTCGGTGACTCCGACCGCGATCGTCCCGTTCATCATCACTCCTCCGTCCGAGCCGGGGATCGGCTCGTTCCGATCGTCCCGCCGGCGGCGCGATCGCCACGGGACCTTCGACCCGCCGAACGGGGAATCACCGGCGAAGACTCGGATCAGCACAGAATCCAAGGAGAGATCATGCGTGCAGCAGTCGTCGATCGGTTCGGTTCGCCCGCGGAGGTCGAGGAGCGGGCCATCCCCCGCCCGGGAGCCGGGCAGGTGCTCGTGCGGCTCGAGACGTGCGGGCTGTGTCACACCGACATCCACGCGATGAACGGTGACTGGCCCGTCAAGCCCGGCCTTCCGCTCGTCCCGGGACACGAGGGAGTGGGGATCATCGAAGAGCTCGGCGCCGGCGTCACCGGCCGCACGGTCGGCCAGCGCGTCGCGATGCCGTGGCTCGGTCACGCGTGCGGTGAGTGCCGCTACTGCGTCGACGGGCGCGAGAACCTCTGCGAGAAGCAGTACAACAACGGCTACGGGGTGGACGGCGCCTACGCCGAGTACATGCTCGCCGACGCGCGCTTCGCGGTGCCGGTCCCGGATGGTGTCACGCCGCTCGACGCAGCGCCGCTGACCTGCGCCGGGGTCACCACGTACGCCGCCGTGAAGAACGCCCAGGTGACGCCGGGGGAGACCGTCGCGGTGTTCGGCGTCGGCGGGCTCGGGCATCTGGCGGTGCAGTACGCACGTCTCGTGGGGGCGAGGGTCATCGCCGTCGACGTCACGGACGAGAAGCTGCGCCTGGCGAGCGAGCTCGGCGCCGACCACGTGGTGAACGCCCGCACCACGGACCCGGTCGAGGCGATCCGCCAGTACGGCGGCGCCGACGCCGTCATCGTGCTCGCCGTCGCGCCCACCGTGTTCCGGCAGGCGTTCGACTCGCTGAACCGGGGCGGTCGGCTCGTGCTCGTGTCGCTCCCGGCGGACGGCGAACTGACGATCCCCATCTTCGACACCGTGCTCAAGGGCATCAGCGTCATCGGTTCCATCGTCGGGACGCGTCAGGACCTCGCCGAAGTGTTCGCCCTGCACGCGCTCGGGCGTACGCGGGTCATCACCGAGACACGCGATCTGGCGGACGTGAACCGCTCGGTGGAGGAAGTGCTCGCGGGGTCGGTGCCGGCGCGCCTGGTCTTCGCGTACCACACGGCCGATCTGGTGCCGGTGGCCGAGGCAGTGGAGACCGTCTCCTAGAACGGTCTCTTTCGGGCCTGCCTCCCGAACGCCGGCCGGTCCCGCGGGAAGCGGGGCGGGCCGGCGTTCGGTCGTTCAGTCCGGGGTTCCCGGGGGCAGGTCCGACCTGTCGACGACCTCCGTGTCGGTCTCGCCCGTGAGGCGCCACCAGCTCGGACCGGACTTGTACACGTCATAGGGCACCCATTCCCCACCGCGGAGGATGAAGTCGTGCCCGGCGGAGAAAGCGAAGTAGCGGGGCCCGAGACTCGTCGAGTGTCGCCAATACTCCCGTGGTGCGGGCGTCTCGCCGGTCGCCGCGTGTTCGGCATGCCGGTCGGCGCGAGGCGCGATGTCGGGCGTCTCGCCGGTCGCCGCGTGTTCGGCCTGGCCGTCGGGGCCAGGGCTGATGTGCGGAGGGGGAGGTTCTCCGCCGTCCCACCCCGCGTACCAGAACGCGCGCGAGGTCAGTGCGGCGACGGCGTCGTCCTCGAGCCAGGGAAGCAGGGCGCGGAGGCGGGATGCGAAACGGGAGCCGCCCTCGGGCGCGAGCTCGTCCACGCGAATCGTGTTCGCCGCGGCGATCGCGTGATCCACGGCGCGCGCCAGGTCGGAAGCGGGAACACCGTGCCGATGCGCGAGATCCGCGACCGCTTGCGCGTCGGCGGCCGGGTGCGGGCCGCGCCCCCACCCGAGGTAGGCGACGACGGCCGCGGAGACCATGTCGCCGTTCACCGGTGTACTCATCCCTTCGAGCCTAACGAGAGGCGTGATCTGCGTCCGCGGTGCCGGGGCGCGGGGCGCTCCGTGGTGCGCCCCGGTCGTGGCGTTCAGCCGAGGGTCACGACGCGGCCCTCCCACGGGCCGGGCCTCTGCCACGCCACCTCGTTGTCGACGTCGAGCAGCGCTCCGCAGTGCTCGCAGACCTCCGACCGATCGGATGCCACGCCACAGGCGCCGCAGATCACGGCGAACGTCGGGTCCTCGTTCTCGGACGGGCGGTGCTCGTGCGCCCAGGCCGCGTACGCCTGCAGGATCGGCAGCGCATCGGTCGCGGCGCGCGTGGGGAGGTACTCGACGCGCGGGCGCGGTCCGGTCGTGTAGGCCCTCGTCTCGAGGAGTCCCGACGACACCATGCTCGACAGGCGCGACGACAGCACGTTGTCCGCGGCATCCATCCGACGCTTGAAGTCGTCGAAGCGGCGCGCGCCGGCGAGCGACTCGCGAAGGATCAACAGCACCCACGGGTCGCCGACGGCGTCGATCCCGCGCGCGATCGGGCAGACGTTCCCGCTCCAGTCGGACCGCAGGGGCATGGCATCCTCCTCTGACTTGCTTGAAGCAAGCATACGCGTTAGCGTTCCGGTACTTACTCCTTTGAAGAAAGTAAATGTCGTGAGCGAGACCACCGTTTCCGCCGCACCTCCCCGTACCGGCACGCTGTCCGGCCCGCCCGCCCAGTGGACGACGCGCGCCCGCTGGTACACGGCGCTGAACCTTCTCGGCTCCCTCGCCGTCGCGGCCGCCGCGGGCGCGGGCAGTCCGCTGTTCGTCTACGACCAGGGGCTGTGGGGCTTCGGCGACGGGACGCTCACCGTGATGTTCTCCGTCTACGCGTTCACGCTGCTGGTCACGCTCCTGATCGCCGGGTCGTTGTCCGACCACGTCGGCCGCCGGCCCGTCATGATCGGTGCGTTGCTGCTGCTCCTCGTCGCGTGCGGTCTCCACCTGGCGGCGGCATCGGCGGAGTGGGTCGTCGTGGCCCGCGCGGTGCAGGGGATCTCGACGGGCGCGGCGATCGGCACGTTCACCGCGATGGTGTCCGAAACCGTGCCGCCGCACGCGCGCGGTCGCATGACGCAGATCGCCGGAACGATCCCGATCGGCGGCCTCGCGCTGGGCGCATTGTTCGGTGGCGTGGCGGTTGCCCTCGCGCCCGCGCCCTCGGTCGCCGTGTTCGTGCCGATCGCGCTGCTCGTGGTGGTCGCCCTCGGAGCGGTCCTGCTCACGCCGGAGTCCTCGTCGAGGGTCGCGGGCGCGTGGCGCTCGCTCGTCCCGCGCGTCGCGATTCCCCGGCGCGTGCGTCCGGAGTTCCTCCGCGGGGCCTGGCTCGTCTCCGCCGCGTGGATGAGCTCGGGCCTGTTCCTCGGGCTCATGCCGTCCCTCGCGCACCACACCCTTGGGCTCGACACCGTGGCCGCCTCGGCGCTCGTGTTCCTCCAGCCCGCCGTCGCCGCCGTCGCGGGACTCGCCGCGACCGGCCTCGCGCCAC encodes:
- a CDS encoding pyridoxamine 5'-phosphate oxidase family protein, translated to MTHDQNPAAAVVELGPAECWRLLESQRLGRLALVDASGEPRIYPVNYATGDGVLYVRSAEDAKLRYLRSRPAVAFEIDGEDAGDRWSVVVLGHAFRVDRDAEIRRTRATGLRSMSPAPKPYVVRILPRSVAGRRFTERPEGGEEDPLRARIFRPSDESLPASARSPHPIAGLAPRGGAPH
- a CDS encoding response regulator — protein: MTRVFLVDDHEIVRRGLSDLIDGSPGLEVVGEAGTVRQALARIEAARPDVAVLDVRLPDGSGIDLCRQIRSSMPQVACLILTAYDDDAATYAAVLAGAAGYLLKNIAAMRLLEDIRAVSTGRILLNGAAAARAAASLRDGSRDDDPRWGSLGMRERQVLALIADGLTNRQIGERLGLAEKTVKNYVSSLLLKLGVESRTQAAVLRLGHPDL
- a CDS encoding aldo/keto reductase, whose product is MPIAADDPRLTSAFVASTDRYDDVPFARAGASGIRLPRISLGLWQNFGSGRTLDSQREILLHAFDRGVVHIDLANNYGPPYGAAETTFGTVFESDLRPYRDELFLSTKAGYDMWPGPFGDGGSRKYLVRSLEQSLTRMRTDHVDVFYSHRPDPETPLEETTTALADIVRSGKALYAGISNYPADLARRAHELLAAEGVRLFVHQPRYSLFDRTPETDLFPALRELGVGSAVFSPLAQGLLTAKYLDGTVPADSRAADSRFLDGSALTDDYLERIRGIDGVAREAGLSIPQLAVAWVLRDPVVTTAIIGASRPSQVDDAVEASKATLPDAVIAALEAFAAEPGAALR
- the adhP gene encoding alcohol dehydrogenase AdhP, encoding MRAAVVDRFGSPAEVEERAIPRPGAGQVLVRLETCGLCHTDIHAMNGDWPVKPGLPLVPGHEGVGIIEELGAGVTGRTVGQRVAMPWLGHACGECRYCVDGRENLCEKQYNNGYGVDGAYAEYMLADARFAVPVPDGVTPLDAAPLTCAGVTTYAAVKNAQVTPGETVAVFGVGGLGHLAVQYARLVGARVIAVDVTDEKLRLASELGADHVVNARTTDPVEAIRQYGGADAVIVLAVAPTVFRQAFDSLNRGGRLVLVSLPADGELTIPIFDTVLKGISVIGSIVGTRQDLAEVFALHALGRTRVITETRDLADVNRSVEEVLAGSVPARLVFAYHTADLVPVAEAVETVS
- a CDS encoding sensor histidine kinase produces the protein MPSEDPAAVAAEPPSSSQDRLRGLLRAVETVVGEIELPVVLRRVVEAAVELVDAEYGALGIIAADRSSLDQFIHVGLSTEDADAIGHLPRGRGVLGALIAHPEPIRLDRLGTDPRAAGFPAHHPRMESFLGAPIRVRGEVYGNLYLTNARRGSFSAEDEELVRALASTAGFAIQNARLFDEARTRATWMAATAELSAAILSTPPDNVYDLLAGRVADLVEGSLVSVLVPVEGTAALRVAAARGPREEDVLGTTVEETATIAGAAIEEDGVRVATVAAGEHPDPALLRVEHETGPAIAVPLRTRHRTRGVLCVARAPGERGFTAVELEVLGSLGAQASIAAELSRARGAQQRAMLTDERARIARDLHDHVIQQIFGAGLTLQSMAATVDDTRQRDRVDEVIRQLDDAITQIRTVVFALSARDGSSLRHRLIDVVAEVSGSLRRPPALRFAGAVDHAIRDALADDVVGVARELLTNSVRHAGADTIALDVGITGRDVSVVVTDDGTGIRDERRSGLANLTQRAAARGGSMTLDTGPDGTRAEWRVPLEDTEERRSTR
- a CDS encoding winged helix-turn-helix transcriptional regulator translates to MPLRSDWSGNVCPIARGIDAVGDPWVLLILRESLAGARRFDDFKRRMDAADNVLSSRLSSMVSSGLLETRAYTTGPRPRVEYLPTRAATDALPILQAYAAWAHEHRPSENEDPTFAVICGACGVASDRSEVCEHCGALLDVDNEVAWQRPGPWEGRVVTLG
- a CDS encoding MFS transporter; protein product: MSETTVSAAPPRTGTLSGPPAQWTTRARWYTALNLLGSLAVAAAAGAGSPLFVYDQGLWGFGDGTLTVMFSVYAFTLLVTLLIAGSLSDHVGRRPVMIGALLLLLVACGLHLAAASAEWVVVARAVQGISTGAAIGTFTAMVSETVPPHARGRMTQIAGTIPIGGLALGALFGGVAVALAPAPSVAVFVPIALLVVVALGAVLLTPESSSRVAGAWRSLVPRVAIPRRVRPEFLRGAWLVSAAWMSSGLFLGLMPSLAHHTLGLDTVAASALVFLQPAVAAVAGLAATGLAPRTSAVVGALGCAVGGILLIVGIGTASTGIVMAAALAAGIGNGLGFAAVLRPLSAAAHTHERGGLMAAIYVVAYLSYGVPALVAGQLATVFALPATAIGYAAFLAAVALVALASRAGVRAPGAGNPGPGATTPGSGIPGSGAAYPTPARSGGLEQGEKK
- a CDS encoding universal stress protein: MNGTIAVGVTDAAGARSALQWAIERAVARRERLLLVSVVGSAWGVAGEETLVARALTRATALLEYAAEQARNAGVDAEILIERGDPVARLIAVSERADLLVLGSDFARDGSHLRGVRGVRITAGAHCPVVVVPENDVAGRSGVVVGVDGSEASEKAVAFAAAEADRTGEALTAVMTWSPVPVPFELDEYPQDYLDRMQSLTTEDLAISLAGLRQDYPDLAVSTVVEAGYPTGVMLRTARSARLLVVGSHGRGPLARFLLGSTSQAVLSHLPTVTAIVR